Proteins from a genomic interval of Ralstonia wenshanensis:
- a CDS encoding sulfate ABC transporter substrate-binding protein, whose amino-acid sequence MIRKFVFNTLVRATAAAIVAGGTVGAHAATTLLNVSYDPTRELYKEINTEFAKKWKAETGEDITLRASHGGSGKQARSVIDGLDADVVTLALGYDIDAIAERGLTAKEWQKRLPHNASPYTSTIVFLVRKGNPKGIKDWNDLVKPGIAVITPNPKTSGGARWNYLAAWAYALKQPGGSDATAKDFVQKLYKNVPVLDSGARGATTTFTERGIGDVLIAWEDEALLASRVEGKDKFDVVVPSISILAEPPVAVVDKVADKKGTRKAAEAYLKFLYTPQGQEIGAKNFYRPTDPAVAKKHESEFPKVKLVTIDDTFGGWQKAQKTHFADGGQFDQLYQPGK is encoded by the coding sequence ATGATTCGCAAGTTTGTTTTCAACACGCTTGTACGTGCTACGGCGGCTGCCATCGTGGCGGGGGGAACCGTGGGTGCGCATGCGGCAACGACACTGCTGAATGTGTCGTACGACCCGACGCGCGAGCTGTACAAGGAAATCAACACCGAATTTGCCAAGAAGTGGAAGGCCGAAACGGGTGAGGACATCACCCTGCGCGCTTCGCATGGCGGTTCGGGCAAGCAGGCCCGCTCCGTAATCGATGGGCTGGATGCCGATGTGGTGACGCTGGCGCTGGGCTACGACATCGACGCGATCGCCGAGCGCGGCCTGACGGCCAAGGAGTGGCAGAAGCGCCTGCCGCACAACGCCTCGCCGTACACGTCGACCATCGTCTTCCTGGTGCGCAAGGGCAACCCGAAGGGCATCAAGGACTGGAATGACCTGGTCAAGCCCGGCATCGCCGTCATCACGCCCAACCCGAAGACCTCCGGCGGCGCACGCTGGAATTACCTGGCCGCTTGGGCCTACGCACTGAAGCAGCCGGGCGGTTCGGACGCCACCGCCAAGGACTTCGTGCAGAAGCTCTACAAGAACGTGCCGGTGCTCGATTCGGGCGCGCGCGGTGCGACCACCACCTTTACCGAGCGCGGTATCGGCGATGTGCTGATCGCGTGGGAAGACGAAGCGCTGTTGGCCTCGCGCGTGGAAGGCAAGGACAAGTTTGACGTGGTGGTGCCGTCGATTTCCATCCTGGCTGAGCCGCCGGTGGCGGTGGTGGACAAGGTGGCCGACAAGAAGGGCACGCGCAAGGCCGCGGAGGCGTATCTCAAGTTCCTGTACACGCCGCAAGGGCAGGAGATCGGTGCGAAGAACTTCTATCGACCGACCGACCCGGCCGTGGCCAAGAAGCACGAGAGCGAATTCCCGAAGGTGAAGCTCGTGACCATCGACGACACGTTCGGCGGCTGGCAAAAGGCGCAGAAGACGCACTTTGCCGATGGCGGGCAGTTTGACCAGCTCTATCAACCGGGCAAGTAA